In Nostoc sp. UHCC 0926, a single genomic region encodes these proteins:
- a CDS encoding 2OG-Fe(II) oxygenase family protein, whose amino-acid sequence MSLPTIKMLNLDAISHIGMQSVPYRYAVIENLLPKEASLGLAVSFPQEEFRLSTGEGYGYLWSEMLASNEDIALMSKFCDRASPELAVRWRDRIADGRLSSNLENLSSIWRELIEELWTPGYRQALTEMSGVELKDCAMVIGFRRYNPGHCHRPHTDEPSKALTHLLFFNEQWPMDWGGCLRILYDEQPESVFQDIPPLDQLSAVIVQAHNSWHMVTTVASAASQCRLALRITFFHKLDAGT is encoded by the coding sequence TTGTCACTGCCAACAATCAAGATGCTAAATTTAGATGCCATAAGTCATATAGGAATGCAGTCAGTTCCATATCGCTATGCTGTGATCGAGAATTTGTTGCCCAAAGAGGCTAGTTTGGGACTTGCTGTTAGCTTTCCCCAGGAAGAGTTTCGCTTATCAACGGGCGAAGGATATGGATATCTCTGGAGTGAGATGCTTGCTAGTAATGAGGATATTGCCTTGATGTCCAAGTTTTGCGATCGCGCCAGTCCTGAGTTGGCAGTTCGCTGGCGCGATCGCATTGCAGACGGAAGATTATCTTCTAATCTTGAGAATCTGAGCAGTATTTGGCGAGAACTGATCGAAGAACTGTGGACACCTGGTTACCGCCAAGCCTTAACAGAAATGTCTGGGGTGGAACTCAAAGACTGTGCAATGGTGATTGGGTTTCGTCGATATAATCCAGGGCACTGTCATCGCCCTCATACTGATGAACCATCCAAAGCTCTAACTCATCTACTATTTTTCAATGAGCAATGGCCTATGGATTGGGGTGGTTGTTTGCGAATTCTCTATGACGAACAACCAGAATCCGTCTTCCAAGATATTCCACCACTGGACCAGCTTTCGGCTGTGATTGTGCAAGCACATAATTCGTGGCACATGGTGACGACCGTGGCATCAGCTGCATCACAGTGCCGATTGGCTCTCAGGATCACTTTTTTTCATAAGCTCGATGCAGGTACTTAG
- a CDS encoding BrnA antitoxin family protein has protein sequence MSVNDLNNTSRTDWAALEAMTDEDIDYSDIPPLSDEFFENATLRIPATQARDLIELDSEVITWFRKQGAEYKTLINSVLRRYIENSCDRGAG, from the coding sequence ATGAGCGTCAACGACTTGAACAATACCTCACGTACTGATTGGGCTGCATTAGAGGCGATGACGGATGAGGATATTGATTACTCAGACATTCCACCGTTGAGTGATGAGTTTTTTGAAAATGCCACGCTGAGGATTCCGGCAACACAAGCCCGTGACCTGATTGAGTTAGATTCAGAAGTGATAACGTGGTTTCGTAAACAAGGTGCAGAGTACAAAACACTGATTAACTCAGTTTTGCGTCGTTACATTGAAAATAGTTGCGATCGGGGCGCGGGCTAA
- a CDS encoding BrnT family toxin has translation MQFEWDETKNLENIRKHRIDFADVPGMFDNSMLIELDERFDYGEDRWIGIGFLGNGVAVVVWTERQNNIVRIISARRANRNERQRLEQYLTY, from the coding sequence ATGCAGTTTGAGTGGGACGAAACAAAGAATCTTGAAAATATTCGTAAACATCGAATTGATTTTGCAGATGTCCCCGGAATGTTTGACAATTCCATGCTGATTGAGCTTGATGAACGTTTTGATTATGGCGAAGATCGCTGGATCGGAATCGGTTTTTTAGGCAACGGTGTAGCGGTTGTGGTTTGGACAGAACGACAAAACAACATAGTCCGCATTATCTCAGCACGAAGGGCAAACCGAAATGAGCGTCAACGACTTGAACAATACCTCACGTACTGA
- a CDS encoding DUF3349 domain-containing protein has protein sequence MQKTIPAHLASTYQLIQCAFPQGIDDQKYLPLLSILYKNMSDRSLAQVVAEYTGKDYHFVLNDVYRVGSMTNFSSEVIDSVKQKLMSCDYEKWLADE, from the coding sequence ATGCAGAAGACAATCCCAGCCCATTTAGCAAGTACTTATCAGTTGATCCAGTGTGCTTTTCCTCAAGGCATTGATGATCAGAAATATCTGCCTTTGCTATCAATACTCTACAAAAATATGTCCGATCGCAGTTTAGCTCAAGTTGTTGCTGAGTATACAGGAAAAGATTACCACTTCGTATTAAATGACGTTTACCGAGTTGGTTCAATGACAAATTTTTCATCTGAGGTCATTGATTCGGTTAAACAAAAGCTGATGAGCTGCGACTACGAAAAGTGGTTGGCAGATGAGTAA
- a CDS encoding DUF1308 domain-containing protein, which translates to MINLDTNTAVAFIAEGSSVRYKLRAFVNKQQMFIAQTAFNEFVNIVQYSAGSSEQTRANRFLQRVMVVPDNPSAAAQTLRPTRSLDANDIIILGTGDQMGVVTMTADAKAVRAASAQGVDFNVYLHLPYSLTGS; encoded by the coding sequence GTGATTAATCTAGATACTAATACCGCAGTTGCATTCATTGCTGAGGGTTCTTCTGTTCGCTATAAACTACGAGCTTTTGTCAACAAGCAACAAATGTTCATAGCACAAACTGCATTTAATGAATTCGTTAATATTGTGCAATATTCAGCAGGTAGCTCAGAACAGACAAGAGCAAATCGTTTTTTGCAAAGAGTTATGGTCGTTCCAGACAATCCTTCCGCAGCAGCCCAAACATTAAGACCAACTCGAAGCCTGGATGCTAACGATATAATCATTCTAGGAACAGGTGACCAAATGGGTGTTGTAACTATGACAGCGGATGCGAAAGCTGTTCGCGCAGCCAGTGCCCAAGGGGTTGATTTTAATGTCTATCTTCATCTCCCCTATTCATTGACAGGTAGCTGA
- the aat gene encoding leucyl/phenylalanyl-tRNA--protein transferase: MQYDIAAIVEGYAQGYFLMADERDRLNWYGSRDRTFIPLDERFRYPKSLQRVINQERFSVAINRDFQAVVAGCANRETTWISPELQKIYWLLYQNGYAYSFETWQGDELAGGILGIVIGGAFIGESMFFRIPEGSKVAMVKLVERLRQRKFVFFDAQMMNPHLERFGAYRIEDEEYQTLLKQALQRRCSLM; the protein is encoded by the coding sequence ATGCAATATGATATCGCCGCTATTGTTGAGGGTTATGCACAAGGCTATTTTCTCATGGCTGATGAGCGCGATCGCCTGAATTGGTACGGAAGTCGCGATCGGACTTTTATTCCATTAGATGAGCGGTTTCGCTACCCCAAGTCTTTGCAGCGTGTCATCAATCAAGAGCGTTTTAGTGTGGCGATTAATCGGGACTTCCAAGCTGTGGTGGCTGGATGTGCTAACCGCGAAACAACTTGGATTTCACCGGAATTGCAAAAGATTTACTGGCTACTTTACCAAAATGGTTATGCTTATAGTTTTGAAACTTGGCAGGGTGACGAATTAGCTGGGGGAATTTTAGGGATTGTTATTGGCGGTGCTTTTATTGGAGAGTCGATGTTTTTCCGCATTCCCGAAGGCTCGAAGGTAGCGATGGTCAAGTTGGTGGAAAGATTACGCCAGAGGAAATTTGTGTTTTTTGATGCCCAAATGATGAATCCTCATTTGGAGAGGTTTGGTGCTTATCGGATTGAGGATGAAGAATATCAAACTTTACTTAAGCAAGCGTTGCAACGTCGCTGTTCTTTGATGTAA
- the rpsN gene encoding 30S ribosomal protein S14: protein MAKKSLIEREKKRTRLIEKYADKREALLEEFRSAESPLDKLEIHRKIQQLPRNSAPTRHRNRCWLTGRSRGVYRDFGLSRNVLREWAHEGLLPGVVKSSW, encoded by the coding sequence ATGGCAAAAAAGAGCTTGATTGAGCGCGAGAAAAAGCGCACCAGGTTGATAGAAAAGTATGCTGACAAGCGGGAAGCTCTTTTGGAAGAGTTCAGAAGTGCAGAATCTCCCCTGGATAAGCTGGAAATCCACCGGAAGATTCAACAGCTACCCCGCAATAGTGCGCCCACCCGCCACCGCAACCGTTGCTGGTTGACTGGTCGTTCTAGAGGTGTTTACCGCGATTTCGGACTGTCTCGGAATGTGCTGCGGGAATGGGCGCATGAAGGTCTTTTGCCTGGAGTTGTTAAGTCTAGTTGGTAA
- the nth gene encoding endonuclease III: MGTKIVPVSITCKSLSKKQRSLEILARLKRLYPDATCSLNYSTPVQLLVATILSAQCTDERVNKVTPALFGKFPDAASLAIADLVELESLVRSTGFYRNKAKNIQAACRMIVTEFNSVVPNQMEQLLKLPGVARKTANVVLAHAYGINAGVTVDTHVKRLCERLGLTEAKDPVRIEQDLIGLLPQSDWENWSIRLIYHGRAICKARSPACIACELADLCPVANKPVVMG; the protein is encoded by the coding sequence ATGGGTACAAAAATTGTTCCAGTGAGCATTACCTGCAAATCGTTATCTAAAAAGCAACGATCGCTAGAAATTTTAGCTCGTCTGAAGCGTCTTTATCCAGATGCTACTTGCTCTTTGAATTACTCAACGCCAGTACAACTGTTGGTGGCAACTATTCTTTCCGCTCAGTGTACTGATGAGCGGGTGAATAAAGTGACACCAGCTTTATTTGGTAAGTTTCCTGATGCTGCTAGTTTAGCGATCGCTGACTTGGTAGAATTAGAAAGCTTGGTGCGTTCAACTGGGTTTTATCGCAATAAAGCCAAGAACATTCAAGCCGCCTGTCGGATGATTGTCACTGAGTTTAACTCTGTTGTCCCCAACCAAATGGAACAGTTGTTAAAGCTTCCAGGTGTGGCGCGGAAGACAGCAAATGTAGTCCTGGCTCATGCTTATGGCATTAATGCTGGGGTGACGGTAGATACTCACGTCAAGCGCCTGTGCGAGCGTTTGGGTTTAACTGAAGCAAAAGACCCGGTTCGGATTGAGCAAGATTTAATCGGGTTATTGCCGCAATCAGATTGGGAAAATTGGTCAATTCGGCTGATTTATCACGGTCGGGCGATTTGCAAAGCCCGCTCTCCTGCCTGCATCGCTTGTGAGCTTGCTGATTTATGCCCTGTTGCGAATAAACCAGTGGTTATGGGGTAG
- the rseP gene encoding RIP metalloprotease RseP, whose translation MSVLAAIAVLAVLILVHELGHFVAARSQGILVNRFSLGFGPVLLKYQGSQTEYAIRAFPLGGFVGFPDDDPDSDVPPNDPNLLRNRPVLDRAIVISAGVIANLIFAYLVLALQLGIVGIPKELNYQAGVLVQPVNQESVAYQAGIREGDIILAVNGQELPASDKSTPLLTKEIQTHPNQQIELKILRENQQQTLKLTPKLGADGKGVVGVALSPNATAVYRRPNSPFEIFGIAANRFQQLFVGTLSGFGQLITNFQQTAGQVSGPVNIVKIGAKLAEDNSVNLLSFAAIISINLAIINILPLPALDGGQLAFLLIEGLRGKPVPARIQEGVMQTGLVLLLGLGIFLIVKETTQLTSQLEWVQKLFQ comes from the coding sequence ATGTCAGTTTTAGCAGCGATCGCAGTCTTGGCTGTTCTGATCTTGGTACACGAGTTGGGACATTTTGTTGCAGCCCGTTCTCAAGGCATTCTGGTTAACCGTTTTTCTTTGGGTTTTGGCCCAGTTCTTTTAAAGTACCAAGGTTCACAAACCGAATATGCTATCCGCGCCTTTCCCTTGGGCGGCTTTGTGGGCTTTCCCGATGATGACCCCGATAGCGATGTTCCACCCAATGACCCGAATCTGCTGCGTAACCGTCCAGTATTAGACCGGGCGATAGTTATCAGTGCCGGAGTAATCGCCAATTTAATATTTGCCTACTTGGTCTTGGCTCTGCAATTGGGTATTGTCGGCATTCCTAAGGAATTAAACTATCAAGCTGGTGTCCTTGTACAGCCTGTTAATCAAGAATCTGTTGCCTATCAAGCAGGAATTCGGGAAGGAGATATTATTCTGGCTGTTAACGGTCAAGAACTCCCGGCTTCTGACAAGTCAACTCCTTTGCTGACTAAAGAAATTCAAACTCATCCCAATCAGCAAATCGAACTGAAAATTCTGCGTGAAAATCAACAACAAACCCTGAAATTAACACCAAAACTAGGAGCCGATGGCAAAGGTGTAGTTGGTGTGGCACTCAGTCCAAATGCTACAGCAGTTTATCGCCGTCCTAATAGTCCTTTTGAAATTTTCGGTATTGCTGCTAACCGGTTTCAACAATTATTTGTTGGGACACTCAGTGGTTTTGGGCAGTTAATTACCAACTTTCAACAAACTGCTGGACAAGTTTCTGGGCCAGTTAATATTGTCAAAATAGGTGCAAAATTAGCTGAAGACAATAGCGTAAACTTGTTGTCTTTTGCTGCAATTATCAGCATTAACTTGGCTATTATCAATATTTTGCCTTTACCAGCCTTGGATGGCGGACAACTCGCTTTTCTGCTGATTGAAGGTTTGCGTGGTAAGCCTGTGCCTGCTCGTATTCAAGAAGGTGTAATGCAAACTGGTTTGGTGTTACTCTTAGGACTAGGAATTTTCTTGATAGTCAAAGAAACCACCCAATTAACTAGCCAATTGGAATGGGTACAAAAATTGTTCCAGTGA
- a CDS encoding DUF3611 family protein produces the protein MSQTPDAPSSSSTLRAIAQTFRLTGWISFWIQLVLGVVSSIIVLLFAIFNQRTGSPANNPGTGFGVFLAICGLVILAGGIYLAYRYTRIGKQLESSNSSNRPRKSETVQVLRLGLWVNLGGTLVTLLGAQAIVGTLVARSISPQAITTQLFDPTRIISGLDMLVVQANTNTVSAHFAGLIASLWLLNRINRP, from the coding sequence ATGTCACAGACTCCCGATGCTCCATCATCTTCCTCAACTCTCCGGGCGATTGCCCAAACCTTTCGCCTTACAGGTTGGATTAGCTTCTGGATTCAGCTAGTACTAGGCGTTGTTTCTAGCATAATTGTGCTGCTGTTCGCCATCTTTAATCAAAGAACTGGCAGTCCTGCTAATAATCCTGGGACTGGCTTTGGCGTATTTTTAGCAATTTGTGGACTGGTTATTTTGGCTGGGGGCATTTATTTAGCTTATCGTTACACTAGAATTGGCAAGCAATTGGAATCCTCCAATTCCAGCAACCGCCCTCGCAAAAGCGAGACTGTGCAAGTATTACGCTTAGGGCTGTGGGTGAATTTAGGGGGAACGTTGGTAACTCTTTTAGGGGCGCAAGCGATCGTTGGGACACTGGTAGCAAGATCCATATCTCCCCAAGCTATAACTACGCAACTTTTTGACCCCACCCGGATTATTAGCGGTCTAGATATGCTTGTGGTGCAGGCAAACACCAACACTGTCTCAGCACATTTTGCAGGGCTTATTGCGTCACTTTGGCTACTCAATCGGATTAACCGACCCTAA
- a CDS encoding PadR family transcriptional regulator, with the protein MKLEDIYQFFENPPPTYLCQEVAVCYILSVLLQGESYGTELIERLETEYPTYRLSDTVLYSAIKFLEDQKAITGYWKKLEGRGRPRRMYQVFPGWQVQAQDLAFLWQDYINRRTK; encoded by the coding sequence ATGAAACTTGAGGATATATATCAATTTTTTGAGAATCCTCCGCCAACTTACCTTTGTCAGGAAGTAGCAGTTTGTTACATACTGTCTGTTTTGTTACAAGGTGAATCCTACGGAACTGAGTTGATTGAGCGATTAGAAACTGAATATCCCACCTATAGGCTTTCGGATACCGTACTTTATAGTGCAATCAAATTTCTGGAAGACCAAAAGGCAATCACTGGATATTGGAAGAAACTCGAAGGACGAGGACGCCCCAGGCGGATGTACCAAGTTTTTCCAGGATGGCAAGTTCAAGCACAAGATTTAGCTTTTCTTTGGCAAGACTACATCAACAGAAGGACAAAGTAA
- a CDS encoding cofactor assembly of complex C subunit B — protein MDTAILPSTFLLTLLLSVGLFFFIRASTKDRIETAQLLSEQDEAALMSQLKEYFRSRSYRVAAVDREQNKVTFEGFVRPSWFLAIFLTLLAATGIVCLSLVVSLLFPKLSTLVLAMVLLSPLSGLFYWKKSGRLEKVSLKVETTQSEQTSSSKITVVAHRDELSELQRTLQLKAGE, from the coding sequence ATGGATACTGCTATTCTGCCATCTACGTTCCTGCTTACCTTGTTGTTATCGGTTGGGCTGTTTTTCTTTATTCGTGCCTCGACTAAAGACCGCATAGAAACAGCGCAACTGTTATCTGAACAAGACGAAGCTGCTTTAATGTCTCAATTAAAAGAGTATTTCCGCTCACGGTCTTACCGAGTGGCAGCGGTAGACCGAGAACAAAACAAAGTGACTTTTGAAGGTTTTGTTCGCCCCAGTTGGTTCTTAGCTATATTTTTAACTCTGCTGGCAGCGACTGGTATTGTTTGTCTATCACTAGTCGTTTCCCTGCTTTTTCCTAAGCTCAGTACCCTTGTTCTGGCTATGGTACTGCTGTCACCTTTAAGTGGTCTATTTTATTGGAAAAAATCTGGAAGACTTGAGAAGGTATCGCTCAAAGTAGAAACAACTCAGAGCGAACAAACCTCCTCAAGTAAGATCACTGTAGTTGCCCATCGAGATGAACTCAGTGAGTTACAGAGAACTCTACAGCTCAAGGCTGGTGAATAA
- a CDS encoding DUF3155 domain-containing protein has translation MARRRKRKSRRRQEGRRILEHVPQYSIESGEEKPVTAARRFIQAEGILPPALLLVKRNEHTTDRYFWAEKGLFGAQYVEENHFLFPSLRVLEPSPGQEPLALATR, from the coding sequence TTGGCAAGGAGACGCAAAAGGAAAAGTCGTCGTCGTCAGGAAGGACGGCGGATTTTGGAACATGTGCCTCAATATAGCATCGAAAGTGGCGAAGAAAAGCCTGTGACAGCAGCGAGAAGATTCATTCAAGCTGAAGGTATTTTGCCACCGGCGTTGCTACTCGTAAAGCGAAACGAACACACCACAGACCGTTATTTCTGGGCAGAAAAGGGACTCTTTGGTGCTCAATACGTAGAGGAAAACCATTTCTTGTTTCCTAGCTTGAGGGTGTTAGAACCTTCGCCAGGTCAAGAACCTCTTGCTTTAGCTACTCGGTGA
- a CDS encoding GAF domain-containing sensor histidine kinase gives MLMSASSDFLALCREQIALLTQGLGATLSIVYLTQELVETPSGEAKLIPVVIYPETALLPPGEETAEAIVHKQLQVGNVFILPNDHRRLLTAGSESPTTSRESERPEASQPHLKEEYLLSGNQIVLPLVYEGVMMGLLVTGRQDRAWNEHEESQIQRIAQTLAIACILDQRRAWFEQQLREQQILQEKQGDLLDNLLHQFRNPLTALRTFGKLLLKRFRPADANRDVANSIVRESDRLQELLQQFEQVIDLTEADLAPLHLAESEVFVEATVQKSAKPPLLLPGTGDKAVDCSLADILEPLLISAKAIAQERKLKLITEIQQNSPLVRANIKALREVLTNIIDNALKYTPTGGKILIQAGQKKANFQGIVISDNGPGIPPEDLEHLGERHYRGVQAQTEIPGTGLGLAIAKQLIEQMQGEIEVLSPAINSKLTSSDAPGTTFIIWLPEV, from the coding sequence ATGTTAATGTCTGCCAGTTCCGATTTTCTGGCTCTGTGTCGAGAGCAAATAGCGCTGCTAACCCAAGGTCTGGGAGCAACTTTAAGTATTGTGTACCTCACACAAGAATTGGTAGAGACTCCCTCAGGTGAGGCCAAACTGATTCCTGTGGTAATTTACCCAGAAACAGCATTATTACCGCCAGGAGAGGAGACTGCTGAAGCGATAGTACACAAGCAACTTCAAGTTGGAAATGTGTTTATATTACCCAATGATCACAGAAGGTTATTGACAGCAGGATCAGAATCTCCAACCACGTCACGGGAGTCTGAGAGACCAGAGGCATCTCAACCCCATCTAAAAGAAGAATACCTACTTAGTGGTAATCAAATTGTTTTACCTCTGGTTTATGAGGGTGTGATGATGGGGTTACTGGTGACGGGTAGGCAAGACCGGGCATGGAATGAACACGAGGAAAGTCAGATTCAACGGATAGCTCAAACACTGGCGATCGCTTGTATTTTAGATCAGCGGCGGGCATGGTTTGAGCAGCAGTTGCGTGAGCAACAAATTCTCCAAGAAAAACAGGGGGATTTACTGGATAACCTGTTGCATCAGTTTCGTAACCCTTTAACGGCGTTGCGGACTTTTGGTAAACTGCTATTGAAACGGTTCCGGCCAGCAGACGCCAACCGAGATGTGGCAAATAGTATTGTGCGGGAAAGCGATCGCCTCCAAGAATTGCTGCAACAATTTGAGCAAGTAATTGACTTGACAGAGGCAGATTTAGCACCACTACATCTGGCGGAAAGTGAAGTATTTGTGGAAGCAACTGTCCAAAAATCCGCTAAACCGCCGCTATTATTGCCGGGAACGGGAGATAAAGCAGTTGACTGCTCGTTAGCAGATATATTGGAACCATTATTAATATCAGCTAAAGCAATCGCCCAAGAGCGAAAGCTAAAACTAATAACTGAAATTCAACAGAATTCACCTCTAGTTCGTGCCAACATCAAAGCATTACGAGAGGTCTTAACTAACATCATCGATAATGCTTTAAAATATACTCCTACTGGGGGCAAAATTTTGATTCAGGCGGGGCAAAAAAAAGCTAATTTTCAGGGAATTGTGATTAGTGACAACGGGCCTGGCATTCCACCCGAAGATTTAGAGCATCTTGGAGAACGGCATTATCGGGGTGTACAAGCGCAAACAGAAATCCCCGGCACAGGTTTGGGGTTAGCGATTGCTAAACAATTAATAGAGCAAATGCAGGGCGAAATCGAGGTTTTGAGCCCTGCAATTAATTCTAAGCTTACTTCATCCGATGCGCCGGGGACTACGTTTATTATTTGGTTACCGGAAGTTTAA
- a CDS encoding S-layer homology domain-containing protein, which produces MFTLNRWQSRTAALMALSVTVGTVAPFITASPSLAQTTFSDVSSNYWAAQFIQQLSQRGVIAGFPDGSFRPEEAVTRAQFAAMVNKAFQKTQQRQTINFTDVPSNYWASSAIEQAYTIGFLSGYPGNRFEPNQAIPREQVLVSLANGLEYTPSGNTESTLQYFNDASNIASYARSPIAAATQKQIVVNYPNVKFLNPTATATRAQVAAFIYQALVSSNQASAINSPYVVAVGSTTPTPVSVTIAQGTAIPVKYDKAEKILVTKDETAPLTLTVSQNVVTQDGSSVVIPAGSQVIGQLKPATGGSQFVAQKLVLTNGQEYQLNATSEVITKTETVKKGISTGSIIKNTVLGAGAATAISVVTGDRAIATEEVLGGAGIGALVGLFFGKKSVDLIAIDPNTDLQMTINQNLLVSLR; this is translated from the coding sequence ATGTTTACTTTAAATCGTTGGCAATCTAGAACAGCTGCACTCATGGCTTTAAGCGTCACAGTGGGTACTGTAGCGCCTTTCATTACAGCTTCGCCATCTTTAGCTCAAACTACTTTTTCTGATGTTTCATCTAACTATTGGGCGGCACAATTTATTCAACAATTGTCACAGCGAGGTGTAATTGCCGGATTTCCTGATGGTAGCTTCCGCCCTGAAGAAGCGGTGACACGCGCTCAATTTGCGGCGATGGTCAACAAAGCCTTCCAAAAAACACAGCAACGGCAGACAATCAATTTTACTGATGTGCCAAGCAACTATTGGGCATCCAGTGCAATAGAGCAAGCCTACACCATTGGTTTCTTATCTGGTTATCCTGGAAATCGTTTTGAACCTAACCAAGCTATTCCCCGTGAGCAGGTTTTGGTTTCTTTGGCTAACGGTCTAGAATATACTCCCAGCGGCAATACTGAAAGCACTCTGCAATACTTCAACGATGCCTCTAACATCGCTAGCTATGCCCGTAGCCCGATCGCCGCAGCAACACAGAAGCAAATTGTGGTGAACTATCCGAATGTGAAGTTCCTAAATCCAACTGCAACCGCCACTCGCGCCCAGGTAGCAGCTTTTATTTACCAAGCATTGGTTAGTTCTAATCAAGCCTCAGCAATTAACTCGCCCTATGTTGTGGCTGTCGGATCTACTACCCCAACACCTGTATCAGTCACAATTGCCCAAGGGACTGCTATTCCTGTGAAGTATGACAAGGCAGAAAAAATTCTGGTTACAAAGGATGAAACAGCGCCTTTGACATTGACTGTATCCCAAAACGTGGTTACGCAAGACGGATCTTCTGTAGTGATTCCTGCTGGTAGTCAAGTTATTGGTCAACTCAAACCTGCTACAGGCGGTTCTCAATTCGTTGCCCAGAAACTGGTTTTGACCAATGGTCAGGAGTATCAGCTTAACGCTACTTCTGAAGTGATTACCAAAACTGAAACGGTCAAGAAGGGTATTAGTACTGGTTCAATTATCAAGAATACTGTATTGGGCGCAGGTGCAGCAACTGCGATATCAGTTGTCACTGGCGATCGCGCCATTGCCACAGAAGAAGTCTTGGGTGGCGCTGGTATCGGTGCGTTGGTTGGTCTGTTCTTCGGTAAGAAGAGTGTTGACTTAATCGCCATTGACCCAAATACCGATTTACAAATGACTATCAATCAAAACTTGTTGGTTTCACTTAGATAG